A single genomic interval of Chitinophaga sp. 180180018-3 harbors:
- a CDS encoding AraC family transcriptional regulator, protein MYYQEIIPGERLRPYIRCYYIFESENNVPLEDIVFPGGHMEIIFNLGEGFWQSAVNNVFCTTPPVELWGKITQPLAVRSFGKNRMLGIRFHAHSAAFFLHDDISRFNDQVSDLQAVLGNGVKALHNRLLETPELHKRITLIEAFLLNRLAGKEKQAAGIAIVGRVIEEMNENTTLADQVETIATRHRISSRYLRRLFLQHTGVSPKLYNKINRFQLSLQLVTEKHASLTAITYDCGYFDQSHFIRDFKSFTGFTPSDYTPADYPVSQAIAGK, encoded by the coding sequence ATGTACTACCAGGAAATTATACCAGGCGAAAGGCTCAGGCCATATATCAGGTGTTACTACATTTTCGAATCAGAAAATAACGTACCGCTGGAAGATATTGTATTTCCCGGCGGGCACATGGAAATCATTTTCAATCTTGGTGAAGGCTTCTGGCAATCCGCTGTCAACAATGTTTTCTGCACCACTCCCCCCGTTGAGCTATGGGGCAAGATCACGCAGCCACTTGCAGTAAGATCTTTCGGGAAAAACAGGATGCTGGGCATCCGTTTCCATGCACACTCAGCTGCCTTCTTCCTGCACGATGATATATCGCGCTTCAACGACCAGGTATCCGACCTGCAGGCGGTGTTGGGCAACGGTGTAAAAGCCCTGCATAACAGGTTGCTGGAAACACCTGAATTACACAAAAGAATAACACTGATTGAAGCGTTCCTGCTGAACCGGCTTGCCGGCAAAGAAAAGCAGGCAGCCGGTATTGCAATAGTCGGCAGGGTCATTGAAGAAATGAACGAAAATACTACACTGGCCGATCAGGTAGAAACCATCGCTACCCGCCATCGCATCTCTTCCCGCTACCTGCGCAGGTTATTCCTGCAGCATACCGGTGTCTCTCCGAAATTATACAATAAGATCAACCGCTTCCAGCTAAGCCTGCAACTGGTCACAGAAAAACATGCTTCGCTGACTGCCATTACTTATGATTGTGGCTATTTTGATCAGTCACATTTTATCCGCGATTTCAAATCCTTCACTGGTTTTACCCCGTCTGATTATACCCCTGCTGATTATCCCGTTTCCCAGGCAATAGCCGGAAAATAA
- a CDS encoding DUF4440 domain-containing protein yields the protein MKLPKTPREAHATLAAAFNSGDVATVMNMYDTSGIIVPEPGVAVSGKEKFEEAIKAILAVKGKMEIRTVYCLQTGNIAVGRSEWNITDGHDVKINAKGIEVMKQQDDGTWKILIDHAFGAEVNLVP from the coding sequence ATGAAATTACCTAAAACTCCGCGTGAAGCACACGCCACCCTTGCCGCTGCATTTAACTCCGGCGATGTAGCCACCGTCATGAATATGTACGATACCTCCGGCATCATTGTTCCGGAGCCTGGTGTAGCGGTTTCCGGCAAAGAGAAATTTGAAGAAGCCATCAAAGCCATTTTAGCTGTTAAAGGAAAGATGGAAATCAGAACTGTTTACTGCCTGCAAACAGGCAATATTGCTGTAGGCAGATCTGAATGGAACATCACCGATGGCCACGATGTAAAAATAAATGCCAAAGGCATTGAAGTAATGAAACAACAGGATGATGGTACCTGGAAGATCCTTATTGATCACGCCTTTGGAGCAGAAGTTAACCTGGTACCATAA
- a CDS encoding TonB-dependent receptor produces the protein MKNWTHLMTVMLLLLLGQTAMAQVKVTGRISDEQGTPLPGVTVVQANSKNGVVSGPDGTYAITLAGSGSSILQFSFIGYIPRTITYSGSGPLDVTMKKDEVALKDFVVIGYGTQKRTQVTGAISSIDGKALTKTQAVDITTALQGQAPGVTVTSPTGAPGTEAVVRIRGIGSLSQSSNPLYVIDGVPMNSGLNSISPNDIASIEVLKDAAAAAIYGSRAANGVILVTTKTGQAGKSEIGLDVAYGIAHASGLPKMLNTSQFIELQNEAFKNDGSTTRNLDDPSKLPNTNWLDAVFRQAVTQRYNLNFSGGNDKTRYYLSGNVVNQDGTIINSNFKRYGLRSNVSSDVKSWLRVGENLNLSFDKTQEIGASGDGARPGSLPGVVRYALIRPNAIPVYDSKTGLLTDLPPAYLYNSALLYGDGKNPLAIADYRTRTENRYRLLGNVFAEARFAKDFKLRTDLGTDVYFAEQQQYSGQIPGDRTILQDKDKSLDKYRNRYTTINWTNVLNYNHNFNGHHDVGVTLGSEYITAKVDYLSASRNGYDNRADLTPSLQYLTYGSGQQFNDGILEEWALMSYFGRVTYAYDNKYLLNVNMRADASSRFSAANRWGYFPSFSAGWNIARENFMKDLTWLSDLKIRGGWGQLGNQDIGLYPFATIYSTTNNLLQVVSRGNPDVKWETTTQSNIGVDAGFLKGALTLSVDYFSKLSSDILIQLPSSYTNGDAAPAYVNGAKMSNKGVEITAGYKQAIGKDLNFNIGANVTTLRNKVVSLYKGKEQIFSAGSGRVILREGQPISSFYGYKTNGIFQNDQEIQNYKNSKNELYQPNAKPGDIRFVDVNNDGKIDDADRTIIGNPNPKLLYSLSAGVNYKQFDLTLFFNGVQGNQIYNEVDNIINSFDGRGFNNKEDFYKNRWHGEGTSNTTPRATFLDPNNNRRTSDRYIQNGSYLRLKNIMLGYTLPAATLKRIGFTNARIYASAQNLFTITKYGGMDPELYTNENLANYADMAVGIDMGTYPPSKTFTFGLQLGF, from the coding sequence ATGAAAAACTGGACACATCTGATGACAGTTATGTTGCTGTTACTGCTCGGACAAACTGCCATGGCGCAGGTAAAGGTAACCGGCAGGATCAGCGATGAACAAGGCACCCCTCTTCCAGGCGTGACTGTTGTACAAGCCAATTCAAAAAATGGCGTCGTTTCCGGCCCCGATGGCACCTATGCTATTACACTCGCTGGTAGTGGCAGCTCCATCCTGCAGTTCTCTTTTATAGGCTATATTCCGCGGACTATTACCTATAGCGGCAGCGGGCCCCTGGATGTAACGATGAAGAAAGATGAAGTGGCGCTGAAAGATTTTGTGGTAATCGGGTATGGCACCCAGAAACGTACGCAGGTAACGGGGGCCATTTCTTCCATCGACGGAAAAGCACTTACCAAAACTCAGGCGGTAGATATTACCACAGCCCTGCAGGGTCAGGCGCCGGGTGTAACTGTTACCTCTCCTACCGGCGCGCCAGGTACCGAAGCAGTGGTACGTATCCGCGGTATTGGTTCGCTCAGCCAGAGCAGCAACCCGCTCTATGTAATAGACGGCGTACCCATGAATAGCGGTCTCAATTCTATTTCTCCCAACGACATTGCATCTATTGAAGTATTGAAAGATGCTGCCGCAGCAGCTATCTATGGTTCCAGGGCCGCCAATGGGGTGATCCTCGTTACCACCAAAACAGGCCAGGCCGGGAAAAGTGAAATAGGACTGGATGTAGCCTATGGCATCGCTCACGCCAGCGGGTTGCCCAAAATGCTCAACACCAGCCAGTTTATCGAGCTACAGAACGAAGCTTTTAAAAACGATGGCTCCACCACCCGCAACCTCGACGATCCTTCCAAATTGCCGAATACCAACTGGCTGGATGCCGTTTTCCGCCAGGCAGTCACCCAGCGTTATAACCTGAATTTCTCCGGCGGAAACGACAAAACCCGCTACTACCTTTCCGGAAACGTAGTGAACCAGGATGGTACCATTATCAATTCCAACTTTAAAAGATACGGTCTGCGTTCCAATGTCAGCAGCGACGTAAAAAGCTGGCTGCGCGTAGGCGAAAACCTCAACCTTAGCTTCGATAAAACGCAGGAGATCGGCGCTTCCGGCGATGGCGCACGCCCCGGCAGCCTTCCGGGTGTAGTACGCTATGCACTCATCAGGCCCAACGCCATCCCGGTATACGACTCAAAAACCGGTCTGCTGACCGATCTTCCGCCAGCATATCTGTATAACAGCGCCCTGCTGTACGGAGACGGCAAGAACCCGCTGGCCATTGCCGATTACCGCACCCGCACCGAAAACCGATACCGCCTGCTGGGCAATGTGTTTGCCGAAGCCCGGTTTGCGAAGGATTTTAAACTTCGTACCGACCTCGGCACGGATGTCTACTTCGCAGAACAACAACAATACAGCGGTCAGATACCCGGCGATCGTACTATCCTGCAGGATAAGGATAAAAGTCTGGATAAATACCGGAACCGCTACACCACCATCAACTGGACCAATGTGCTCAACTATAACCACAACTTCAATGGTCATCACGACGTAGGCGTAACATTGGGATCAGAATACATCACCGCCAAAGTGGATTACCTCTCTGCCTCCCGCAACGGCTACGACAATCGGGCGGACCTCACTCCCAGCCTGCAATACCTGACCTATGGCTCCGGACAGCAATTCAACGATGGTATCCTGGAAGAATGGGCGTTGATGTCGTACTTCGGCAGAGTCACCTACGCCTACGACAATAAATACCTCCTCAATGTGAACATGCGCGCCGATGCTTCATCACGCTTCAGTGCCGCCAACCGCTGGGGCTATTTCCCCTCCTTCTCAGCAGGTTGGAACATTGCGAGAGAAAACTTCATGAAAGATCTGACGTGGCTGAGTGACCTGAAAATCCGCGGTGGCTGGGGCCAGCTCGGCAACCAGGACATAGGACTATATCCTTTTGCTACTATCTATTCCACCACCAATAATCTGTTGCAGGTAGTCAGCAGAGGCAACCCCGATGTAAAATGGGAAACCACCACACAATCTAATATCGGTGTGGATGCAGGATTCCTCAAAGGGGCGCTCACACTCAGCGTAGATTATTTCAGCAAACTTTCCAGCGATATTCTCATCCAGCTGCCTTCTTCCTATACTAACGGAGACGCAGCCCCCGCCTACGTTAACGGCGCTAAGATGAGCAATAAGGGTGTGGAAATTACGGCAGGCTATAAACAGGCCATTGGCAAAGATCTGAATTTTAATATAGGCGCTAACGTTACTACGCTCCGCAATAAAGTTGTATCCCTCTACAAAGGGAAAGAACAGATATTCAGTGCCGGATCAGGCCGCGTCATTCTCCGGGAAGGCCAGCCCATCAGCTCTTTCTACGGATATAAAACCAATGGCATCTTCCAGAACGACCAGGAAATACAGAACTATAAGAACAGCAAAAACGAACTCTATCAACCCAACGCCAAGCCCGGCGACATCCGTTTCGTAGATGTCAACAACGATGGTAAAATAGATGATGCCGATCGCACCATCATCGGTAATCCCAACCCTAAACTGTTGTACAGCCTGAGCGCCGGCGTTAACTACAAACAATTCGACCTCACGTTGTTCTTCAATGGCGTACAGGGTAATCAGATCTATAATGAAGTAGATAATATCATTAACAGCTTCGACGGACGCGGATTCAATAACAAGGAAGATTTTTATAAAAACCGCTGGCACGGGGAAGGCACCAGCAATACCACGCCACGGGCTACTTTCCTCGATCCTAATAATAATCGCCGCACGTCCGACAGGTATATACAGAATGGCAGCTATCTCAGATTGAAAAACATTATGCTCGGGTATACCCTGCCGGCGGCAACGCTGAAACGCATCGGCTTTACCAACGCCCGCATTTATGCGAGTGCGCAAAACCTGTTCACCATCACCAAATACGGCGGCATGGACCCGGAATTATATACGAATGAAAACCTGGCCAACTATGCAGATATGGCCGTGGGCATCGACATGGGTACTTATCCTCCGTCAAAAACCTTTACGTTCGGCCTCCAGCTGGGATTCTAA
- a CDS encoding isocitrate lyase/phosphoenolpyruvate mutase family protein, whose translation MSAHFEQFKTLHHSGNLFILPNAWDAKSAQVLQANTFPAVATSSMAVAGSLGYNDGEDMPFSDYLFVINRILSAINIPLSVDMEMGYGSSDEKILENVLRVARLGVAGINIEDSTIVQSKRVLKDAVFARTIEYIRKGLSSEKLELFINVRCDTYIADIEDRQTETARRLKLYEDSGADGIFLPFITLPEDIAAAVDNTRLPLNVMSFPGLPDLDRLHQLGVKRVSMGPWLFTKTYTSADTISQAIITQQSLAPLL comes from the coding sequence ATGTCTGCTCATTTTGAACAATTCAAAACATTGCATCACTCCGGGAACCTGTTTATACTGCCCAATGCCTGGGATGCGAAGAGCGCACAGGTGCTACAGGCCAATACCTTTCCGGCGGTTGCCACCTCCAGTATGGCGGTTGCCGGCAGCCTCGGGTATAACGACGGAGAAGATATGCCGTTCAGTGATTATCTCTTCGTCATCAATCGTATCCTGTCTGCTATTAATATTCCGCTATCGGTAGATATGGAAATGGGCTATGGTTCGTCCGATGAAAAAATCCTGGAAAATGTGCTCCGCGTTGCCCGGCTGGGAGTTGCGGGTATCAACATCGAAGACTCCACGATCGTTCAATCAAAACGTGTACTGAAGGATGCTGTTTTTGCACGTACCATTGAATATATCAGGAAAGGTCTTTCATCGGAAAAACTGGAGCTGTTCATCAACGTCCGTTGCGATACTTATATAGCGGATATAGAAGACAGACAAACCGAAACTGCCCGCAGGCTGAAGCTATATGAAGACAGTGGCGCTGATGGAATATTTCTTCCCTTTATTACTTTACCGGAAGATATTGCAGCAGCTGTTGACAATACCCGTCTGCCGCTTAACGTCATGAGCTTTCCCGGCCTGCCGGATCTCGACAGGTTACATCAATTGGGTGTAAAACGTGTAAGCATGGGCCCCTGGCTCTTCACTAAAACTTACACTTCCGCAGATACTATTTCCCAGGCGATCATCACACAACAAAGTCTCGCACCACTTCTTTAA
- a CDS encoding two-component regulator propeller domain-containing protein has protein sequence MKRVSLMVVCLLQCFFTCMPTVKADHGTPYVLQQLDNRNGLSNSAVNSLFLDSDKLLWAGTWDGLNLYDGTAFHVFNYSKDNSIRSIGNNVVLQVTEDGQRRIWISTIEGVSRYDKQTGRFYNYFYGRQQRRRISEQEYNLVTDTAGQLYCLIRQEMLTRYDPAADSFVNCSLPASGSRINRALFDTDNRLWILRSNGHLEVYTHWQEQWQLMRKYEDVQDLYAPERKIFFTNASHELMAVNTPSLQPQLQTTLPHAVNAMIRYRDHYLLAWNTQGFGAYNTRFQPDSLNSTAIRQIQDMKIISWATGSEDVLWCGTDGNGIIRVAPQSMFFNAITRANGGPAWNKPIRAFCANGNDLWVGTKGNGIICLPGFNAPAAGIRQQQLFAGQLENNAVFALSPGRDSLIYIGTDGKGINIYDQLHKQFIKWTMMDGYNRVAPFGSVYAVLPDADGSVWLGTSGYGLIHLHIKKQTTGLAIASFEQFTFNGTDTGPANDIIYSLAPGPGNSIWIGCRYGGLNLFDKTTRQFRSFKAFSYDSSLSHNDVLALYRDRQQRLWIGTSYGLNSTPESAVLDARPAFTRFNTSNGLPNNTIHAITQDNNGMIWVSTNKGLARINPVNNEISHFQEADGLQSNEFSDGAVWKDTGGRLYFGGIYGFNYFLPADIREKTACPNLLISGLQLAGVSKENGLLVLQPGGYNPLAYTLARRDNFFELQAKAVSFLHSEKCEYAWMLEGYDKDWQYTGGNARIVYSNILPGTYQLKVKWSNGEGVWTPPGTLLTLTVKPYFWLTWPAYLLYLLLIGGAGTSFWLYRRNKLEMKHQLEMEHLLRKKEEEVHKEQLQFFTNIAHELQTPLTLIVGAAERGREQPADSYNQSLVHQQASRLTYLVQQLLEFRRVEAGFPENHYSLLNISALLENVAGLFAHLCRQKSLHYEVNIAAGMVAPMDKDKLEKILFNLLSNAFKHTGRNQQVIFRASRQRNALEIYMYNSGSHIPDEQLENIFTRFFTTGNHTQGRFGTGIGLAFTQQLVQLLKGNITAANENNGVAFRVTIPLQEATGTTLAQADADPSYLLRSVTADISREEPSVDPNKLTRIQSLQEEYKKSILVVEDEYAIRQLLKDLLTDQYIIYEASDGTDALELIRQLTPDLIISDIMMPDMNGLELCNKVKNAASTCHIPFIILSARGTIDQQTEGYEAGADAYLPKPFHAAHLLVRVRKLLEYRQRLHEIFSRNNPIAQLEETEMEDEDKKFLQELVRIIEEKIDDETLNAEVLEKQMHLSKMQLYRKLKTISNMTPGEFIRYIRLKNAARLLEKTQLTVAEIFYKTGFNNQSYFFREFKKLFNCSPNEYREKQTTV, from the coding sequence ATGAAGCGAGTGTCTCTGATGGTCGTTTGCCTGCTGCAATGCTTTTTTACCTGTATGCCAACCGTTAAAGCGGACCATGGCACGCCCTATGTATTGCAGCAACTCGATAACCGCAACGGCCTTTCCAACAGCGCTGTCAACTCGCTTTTCCTCGACTCCGATAAACTCCTTTGGGCAGGTACCTGGGATGGCCTGAATCTGTACGACGGCACTGCCTTTCATGTATTCAACTATAGCAAAGACAATTCCATTCGCAGTATCGGAAATAACGTGGTGCTCCAGGTGACGGAAGACGGTCAGCGCAGGATCTGGATAAGTACTATAGAGGGAGTTTCCCGCTACGATAAACAAACCGGCCGGTTCTATAATTATTTCTACGGACGGCAGCAACGTCGCCGGATCAGCGAACAGGAATACAATCTTGTAACCGATACCGCCGGGCAGCTCTATTGCCTGATCCGCCAGGAAATGCTGACCCGCTACGATCCTGCTGCTGATTCATTTGTAAACTGTTCCCTGCCCGCTTCCGGAAGCCGCATTAACCGGGCATTATTCGATACCGACAACCGCCTCTGGATACTGCGTTCCAACGGCCACCTGGAAGTATATACGCACTGGCAGGAGCAATGGCAACTGATGCGGAAATATGAAGACGTGCAGGATTTGTATGCACCTGAAAGAAAAATTTTCTTCACGAACGCCAGCCACGAGCTGATGGCAGTGAATACACCATCCCTGCAGCCTCAGCTGCAAACTACATTGCCACATGCGGTAAATGCTATGATCCGCTATCGCGATCATTACCTGCTCGCCTGGAATACGCAAGGGTTCGGGGCCTACAACACCCGATTCCAGCCCGATTCCCTCAACAGCACTGCCATCAGGCAAATCCAGGATATGAAAATCATCAGCTGGGCTACCGGCAGTGAAGATGTGCTCTGGTGCGGCACCGACGGCAACGGCATTATCAGGGTGGCGCCGCAGTCGATGTTCTTCAACGCCATCACCCGCGCCAACGGCGGCCCCGCATGGAATAAACCCATCCGGGCCTTCTGCGCCAACGGAAACGATCTCTGGGTCGGCACTAAAGGCAACGGCATCATCTGCCTGCCCGGATTTAACGCTCCTGCTGCCGGTATCAGACAGCAACAGTTATTTGCCGGCCAGCTGGAGAATAACGCGGTATTTGCACTCAGCCCCGGCCGCGACAGCCTTATATATATCGGCACCGATGGGAAAGGTATTAATATCTACGATCAGCTGCATAAACAGTTCATCAAATGGACCATGATGGATGGCTATAACCGCGTAGCTCCTTTCGGATCCGTATACGCCGTTCTTCCTGATGCAGATGGCAGTGTATGGCTGGGCACCAGCGGATACGGACTGATACATCTTCATATAAAAAAACAAACAACCGGATTAGCCATTGCCAGCTTCGAACAATTTACCTTCAACGGTACTGATACCGGTCCGGCTAACGATATCATCTACTCCCTCGCACCCGGCCCCGGTAATAGTATCTGGATAGGTTGCCGCTACGGAGGCCTCAATCTGTTCGATAAAACAACCCGCCAGTTCAGGAGCTTTAAAGCATTCAGCTACGACAGCAGCTTGTCGCACAACGATGTGCTGGCCCTGTACCGCGACCGGCAACAACGGCTGTGGATAGGCACCAGCTACGGTTTAAACAGCACTCCCGAATCGGCTGTACTCGATGCACGGCCTGCCTTTACCCGGTTCAATACCAGCAACGGGCTGCCCAACAATACCATACACGCTATTACACAGGATAATAACGGCATGATATGGGTCAGCACCAACAAAGGCCTGGCACGTATTAATCCCGTTAACAATGAAATCTCGCACTTCCAGGAAGCCGACGGTCTGCAAAGCAACGAATTCAGCGATGGCGCTGTGTGGAAAGATACGGGCGGCCGCCTGTATTTCGGAGGTATCTATGGCTTCAATTATTTTCTGCCGGCAGATATCCGCGAAAAAACAGCCTGCCCCAACCTCCTGATCTCCGGATTACAACTGGCAGGCGTTTCAAAGGAAAATGGCCTGTTGGTACTGCAACCGGGAGGGTATAACCCCCTCGCCTATACGTTGGCACGCCGCGATAATTTTTTCGAGCTGCAGGCCAAAGCCGTGAGCTTTCTTCACTCAGAGAAATGCGAATATGCCTGGATGCTGGAAGGATACGATAAAGACTGGCAATACACCGGCGGTAATGCCCGCATTGTTTACAGCAACATATTGCCAGGCACTTATCAGCTGAAAGTGAAATGGAGCAACGGCGAAGGCGTATGGACGCCTCCCGGCACCCTGCTCACACTCACCGTGAAACCCTACTTCTGGCTCACCTGGCCCGCTTATCTGCTCTACCTCCTGCTGATCGGCGGCGCAGGCACTTCCTTCTGGCTGTACAGGAGAAACAAACTGGAAATGAAGCATCAGCTGGAAATGGAACACCTGCTCCGCAAAAAAGAGGAAGAAGTCCATAAAGAACAGTTGCAGTTTTTCACCAACATTGCCCATGAATTACAAACACCGCTGACCCTGATTGTGGGAGCCGCGGAACGCGGCAGGGAACAACCCGCTGATAGCTACAACCAGTCGCTCGTGCATCAGCAGGCTTCCCGCCTGACCTACCTGGTACAGCAACTGCTCGAGTTCCGGCGCGTAGAAGCCGGCTTCCCCGAAAATCATTATTCATTGCTCAATATATCCGCGCTATTGGAAAACGTAGCCGGATTGTTCGCGCATCTCTGCCGGCAGAAATCCCTGCATTATGAAGTGAATATCGCAGCTGGTATGGTGGCCCCGATGGACAAAGACAAGCTGGAGAAGATCCTGTTTAACCTGCTGAGCAATGCTTTTAAGCATACCGGCCGAAACCAGCAGGTCATCTTCCGGGCTTCCCGGCAACGCAACGCACTGGAAATATATATGTATAATTCCGGCAGCCATATCCCGGACGAACAGCTGGAAAATATTTTCACGCGCTTTTTCACCACGGGAAACCACACCCAGGGCCGCTTTGGCACCGGTATAGGATTGGCTTTCACACAACAACTTGTACAGCTGTTGAAAGGAAATATTACCGCCGCCAATGAAAACAACGGCGTTGCTTTCCGGGTAACTATCCCGCTGCAGGAAGCCACCGGCACTACACTGGCGCAGGCTGATGCTGATCCGTCTTACCTGCTCCGCTCTGTTACGGCCGACATCTCCCGGGAAGAGCCCTCCGTGGATCCTAATAAACTTACCCGCATACAAAGTCTGCAGGAGGAGTACAAGAAAAGTATATTGGTAGTGGAAGATGAATACGCCATCCGGCAGCTGCTGAAGGATCTGTTGACAGACCAATATATTATATACGAGGCCTCCGACGGTACAGATGCGCTGGAACTTATCCGCCAGCTGACCCCTGATCTGATCATCAGCGATATTATGATGCCCGATATGAACGGACTGGAATTGTGTAATAAAGTTAAAAATGCCGCCAGTACCTGTCATATTCCTTTCATTATCCTCTCTGCCAGAGGTACTATCGATCAGCAAACAGAAGGCTATGAAGCCGGCGCCGATGCCTACCTGCCCAAACCCTTTCATGCCGCACATCTGCTGGTAAGGGTCCGCAAACTGCTGGAATACCGCCAAAGGCTGCACGAAATTTTCAGCAGAAATAATCCTATTGCACAACTGGAAGAAACGGAGATGGAAGATGAAGACAAAAAATTCCTGCAGGAGCTCGTGCGTATCATAGAGGAAAAAATTGACGATGAAACCCTCAATGCCGAAGTACTGGAAAAACAAATGCACCTTAGTAAGATGCAACTATATCGTAAGTTGAAAACTATTTCCAATATGACACCCGGAGAATTTATCCGGTACATCCGCCTGAAAAATGCCGCCCGCCTCCTCGAAAAAACCCAGCTGACAGTTGCCGAAATCTTTTATAAAACCGGATTCAATAACCAATCTTATTTCTTCCGCGAGTTTAAAAAGCTCTTTAACTGCTCCCCAAATGAATATCGCGAAAAACAGACAACTGTTTAA